Genomic segment of Ostrinia nubilalis chromosome 22, ilOstNubi1.1, whole genome shotgun sequence:
TTAATAGGATGTcccgacactgattttcagcaggACAACTATCAATATGTACAAAcagatttatttacaaaatgtttaaGTGAGTGTCtaagtgggaatcgaacccgcgacctctgaCATAGGTAGATCAATCATTATCGTGACATAATGACCATTTTCAGCTTAAAATATGTGcgatataatattttatattttcctggaaatgaaaaaaaaaatgcaaatttaTAACACACTCTTGCATTAACATATTTACAACGTTTTATAATTGAATTAAATGTCCTTAAAAATGTGTAATCGTTCTACAAAAATCAAGGTATACCTGAGGCTGCATTTGTAGTTTTCGAATTAACTACGttgttattcaaaatcaaaaatcaaaaatatttattcagtttagacaacaagtggcacttataaacgtcaaactcaaaatatagtaaataataaaaaggaaaaggtagcccttatggggcactttacatgtctccttatcttttgggccctaccagaaTTGTAATATTCTCACAAATAGTAGTAAATATtcgttttattaattaattatgcatTTCAGTAATTGGTTTATAATAACGCATTATGCCTGAATCAGCGCAAAACGTAAATAGAAtcgtaataaatttaaataattaattaactaatgtTGACTTATCCGGGATcatcaaacaacgaataattgtAATCATTCTTCATACAATAAATCTGAATTTACTAACAAATCCTTTAGGCTTCATaggcttaaataataattaattaacagaTTTACCTAAATAATTAGCAATCAATTCATCAACTCCATCATTAAAAGGCACCTGTATTTATTTACTCGTAGacgcattttattattataattagatGGAAAAATCTAATttgacattaaaattttaatagccaaataattttattgtaattatcaATGCTATTACTTTCATTTTCATAACGTAGATAAATTACTCAAGCCTTATTACATgcgtagttaataataattaacaatcaTTTCCGACCGAAAACTCCGATTCAtgtctataaataaattaagttcaaAAATAGAGAACGCGTAATCAATGCGCCGTTGAGGAAAAACAAACTTCAGAGCTGAAAAGTGCGAGAAAAAGTCGCGCACCATCCCCGCGAGCTTGGATCCTTCCGGCAACTTTGCGAGCGGCGCGCGCGACGCCAGTCCGCGACCGACCGCCGCTGCGCACGCCCGCGCCGCCGAGTGACGTGCAGTGACCTGTGAAGTGTTTGAAGTGGAGACTCGGGCCGCCGGCGCCGCTGGGCCCCCGATAGGCCCGAGCGGCGGTATGGAGTCCCCGCAAATGTACGACGCGGCCgccgcgccggcgccgccgccgcaaccAGACCTCAAAAAGGCTGTGGAAGAAAAACGATCAGCTTTCCCGCCGCCAGACCTAGACGATCTAAATGGACAGGAGATCAGCCTGGATTTGCAACACCTCATCGAGGATCAATTCCGCGGCGAGGAGACCATGGCGTTGTTCCAGGAGATATTGCCTGGGGGACGCTCGCCGCAGCCGCGGCAAAGCTATGCTCGGACGACGTTGGCGTACATGCCGCAACCGGTGCATTCCGGAGCATCGTACGCGCCGCCCGTGCAGCCAAATTCGGGACACGAACAGGCTCCCCCGATTAAAGAGGAGCCGCCGGAGCCGCACGACTTCAGACGATCCGTCTCATGTGCTCAGTACACTGGCCAATACAACCCACAGCCACCCGTAGGGGTCAGTGGGCCCTACGGGGGTGGATTTACCCCGCTGCCACCGCTAGGGGCACCTTTGCTGCCTCCGCTGCTGAAGCACAAGCCGATTCCTCCCCGACGTTCCTCTGGGAAAGCGTTGGATAAAGGCACGGATGAGTACAGGAGGCGTCGGGAACGCAACAATATCGCAGTGCGGAAATCGCGCGAGAAAGCCAAAGTGCGTTCTAGGGAGGTGGAGGAAAAAGTGAAAACGCTGCTCAGGGAGAAGGATGCGCTGTTGAAGAGGCTAGAAGCCGTGTCAGGGGAGTTGAGTCTGCACAAACAGATGTACGTGCATCTGATCAACCTGAACCACCCGGAGATCACGGAGCTGTGTCGGTCGATGCTGCAGCTGGGCGCGCCACATGCGCCGGACCACACGCTCTGACCAGAGGTGAGTTATGTGTGACATGTTGACGGGAATGTGAAGGAAATGTAAACAAAGTGAATTAGTGCAACAGGGGATAGCATGGACGTTGTACTCGTATTTTGTGTGTTTTAGCAGGTAAAATATAGATAgttcaataaacaatttgatttGTGCAGTTAATTGCgagttacttactttttataagATATAAAAATGTACGAATGTATTGTGTGTGATTTGCGTAAAAACATAAATGTGAAAACTCGAGGAAAAACTAACGTGACGTATTGAATGAATGGTTTTTGTGGAAAGCATGAAATCGTAGTGTTTTTTATTTCACTGTGAACGCAGTCGTAAATAAAAGTATAGTGAATTTTATGGGGCTTACGAATTGAGTGTGAAGTCACAATTAATAACCGACCTATTATGTTAGATGACTCGGTGATACAACAACTCTTTTTGATGTCCCTTAACTTAttagaaatgttattttttgagTATGACGCAATCAAATTTTACCCATAATTTGCGTATTTACTTAATTGCGTCAGCAAATTATAGGTTACGATCAGCAATaacgtaattattattaatgatgTAAAATTTTGGAAAGCGCCATCAGAAATGACTGTTCCTTTCAATCACGTGCTCGTagatgttattatttgcattttatgtaACATTATTGTTACTATTGTTGTAATTGTGACTCAACACACGTGAACTATTAATAACAATATCACGTGGGAAAAGCTAAGTTCGAACTCCGAGAAAAAGCAAAGCAAAACGCATGTTCAAGAATTTACTATCAATTATGTGATTGATGTGAAAATGTTTGTTAACTTTCAATGGGTTTGTTGtcaaaaaagtttcaaaaagacaaaaagcttttactttttttagtgcAATTAAAAAATTTCTCACTGTTGATCTCACGTTGAATTTAGTAGAATTAGCTTTAAAAATTTTGGAAGTGTCGATCAAAACTACATAGATAGATGAGAAAGAAATGCTAACACAAAAGAgacggcacaatttaggcggtcttaatGCTATAAagtgatctcttccagacaattAGAAGACAGTTTTTTAGAAAAGACCCTATTTGTTGTTTCGAGTCGGAAATGTCAGGTTTTTGTTGTAATTTAATCGCATTTTACATCATTTTGTTGCTCAACCATATCATTAGCCAATTGCTATGCTCATAGTAACCCATACACACCCATACATGTTTGAAAGCGAGTGTGCGTTTGATCCTAGCCACGTGCTCGAGCTCCCAATTCAAACCTTAGCCCATTGTAATAAGCGTCATGTTATGACAAATAATCTCCGTGTTGATAGTCACGTTGCCACCAACTTTTTACCCTGTTCATAATTCTTAAGAAAGTTCTTGTGTCCCAAGTGACGggaacgtaaaaaaataatttttgctTATTTTCTCTTGGTGTTTTCAACTCTTAACTTAGGACTTCGCGATTCGAAGACTGTTCAAATTTTTCTAGGACTTCGTAAATTTTGTTGCTATGGTCGATTGGATTTTAGTGgttgttcttttttatttttacaagctttatattgttttaatgttATTCCCTAAATCTGGTTTTGTTTTAAGACGTAGAGAGTGAGAGATAGTGACAGTTGTACCCAATAAGACGAATTCAAAGATTAGCTCTAAAAAGCTTTTTGAATCCACTGTTAATGTTTATCAAATCTTAATTGTCTTTACAATAATCTTTATCTGTAGTATTAATGGAATAAATAGTAATGGAACTAATGACCACGATTAAATTTTCCTTTACACCCATGACTTTTtatgtttcaaataaaatgaaaattgtagTCACTTTGAAGTGGGGAAACAGTAACCATCCGATTAGGTAATAATTTAGTAAACAATAATGTAGGGGCTATAATTAGTTTACAAGTACGAGTACAGTAAAATCTTAATTAAAGTGAAGATTGTAACCAAGTTAATATTTTCTGAGCATCTGTCCCCAGGGGTCATTACTAAGTCTTCCCATAATTCTATCAGCATATTTCAcgtttttaattaagtttagcgccaatgaatgACATTATTTGGTTTATAGGAGTAGCTCAAGCCTTCCCCGTTTACCAATCACTGACCAACGGATGTCGTATTACTAATTGACATAATTGGACCACGTTATGCACGATGCAGTGaaacatttattaatttcatcattattcacttcatttatttttgtcaaTCAATTCTCTTTATTGAAATAAGCTATTGCCCATGTGATTTGGTCAATTTTAAGCTCCTATTCAAATTTCACTTTCTTTCTACAAATTAGATTGATGtttgagaaaatatttaaacaatcaATTATCCTATAGCCCAGATTGATACAAATCATCAATGGTATATCATTCTAAATCAAAATTCGAACATCTAGCTTCACATAGTATATTAACATCGCCTACGCagccatttttatttattaacagttCTCAAATTTCACTTTTTTGTTTCTCTTTCAATCTAAATATGCCTACAAGTACCAGGAGAGCATGGGCAGTTAGCAGTCATAACTCTTTTATACCGGATAGAGAATTTGTATTCAAATTCATTTGTGCAAAACGTAGCCTGCTTGCAACTTTCGTTTTCACCGCATGGCTGCGCATGAGTGTGAACTTTAGCACTGTAGTTTTAGGACACGTTTTTGACTGTTCCTCGTCGAATTTTCGCCGGTCGTGCCCTACATAAATGCTTCCGTTGGTTTGACTTGGtgattttaacaattttatgCAGTACATTCATGAAATAATAGGAATTAGTGAGGAACATCTGGGttatgatatttaattttttggctaattaagtattaatttatggaAAAGAAAACAAGTTTTTAAaagttgttaaaaaaaaatcaccatGTGATGAAATTGTATTCAATCAATGTTGATTAATGAAAGTATTCCTTGAAATAGTCTTATTGATTCATAGTATTGTAGGCAAGTCgcattttttaaaactatttctgtatagttaaagtcaaagtaactTAGTTAACTTATAACTAACTTAATTCAGTAACTTAGGCTCTTTCCATGGTGCTTTTAACGTATGGCGAATTTAGATTCCTATCCTTATTTgcctattaattaataaacgaaaGTTTTTGAGGATGGATGGATGCTTTTTTCTGttaacgcaaaaactactaactaTAGCATGTATTTTGATGACCTTTTACAAAATGTAGCTTATCACAGCTCGCACATTTCGCACAATGTAGCTTTCGGctcacttatgcccgttttcaccatcaatccctaatgttTGAGTGACCCctaagaaaacaaaattcctgttatatgtGTTACTTAGGAGACACTTAAAAACTCGAgaatggtaaaaacgggcattatgCTTTTACATTTgcttaaacttttaacaaaatctACGGATTAAGTCGCAACAAAAGTGAGTCTCACCATAATTCAACAACATTTACCACCGTCACCGAATCCGTCGTAACACCATACTCCCACGAGCCATTCCCAAGAAATTCCTAGCAAAAACTGTCTAAAGAGTCAATATGCCACGGTTTCCCACGAGGCCTAGTTTACTAACTATATGAGATAAGATAgttcaattacaatattaagttattaactGCAAGGACAAGCAGCCTACAGGCTATGAATCAACCTAATATAACTAGCTTTTACTGCAGCTCTGTCTGCGTGGGAGTTAGCTTTGTCATGCGAAAACTTTGGTATGGAAGCAAGTTATGTCTTCTCAAGTTCTAAGTTGACATGAGCTTGACTGATCTGATAACTTATGCCTTTGTTTtttcacctgtcatccgcttcgaactcctcctatgttcttctgattcatttcgttgcgggtccaatgacagtttgactttcccctgggacaaacttgaccttcactggttgagttcttaatggtggtcaagctgtagatcccggCTTCACTGGatttgcagtggtgggaacgagaggtgggaatagaccCGTAACATAACTTTAAGCTTAACTGACGTCAGATTTCCTTTATGAGCTTTAGAATCATTATCTTTTGTAAGTTCGAAAAGttgactattattttttatatttcttttttaatgtttttttgtaaataaactattatttactgacaatattattattgtgtattaatattaattagtaattaacaCTTACGCGAAGCTACTTACTACTAGTAGTTAAGCTCTTGAGATTATTTGGAGTGATTTTATCTATTTACCCTGGTTTTGTAACTatttgacataaataaatatttatcaatgACATAACAATTAGTTCATGGTCTAATAAAAACTGTGTTACGTTTAAATTATGCAATATATAGCATGTTATATAAACCCTCTTTATGATGTTGAACTCAATGTttagtaaaacaaaacattagtCTTAGTTACTAAGTAGAATTAACAGCTGGCTTTATTTTTTAATCCTAATAAGCACAAAAAATATCTGCTATATTAAGTTTAGTTACAAAATGTCAGTAGGCTATTTGACAGATTATAACGAGAACTTTTAGAGCTAATTTAGAGCATTAGCCATGATTTCGTCCATCCAGTAAAATATAGTTACACCACAcacaaaattaacttatttgtgTAAGCTGTACTGAGTTTATAATTAATGCATAAAATACGGTTAACGAGTTTTAATGTCAAGTCAATATTTCGTCAATAAAAAACCAAACATTGTTTTCTTAGCATTTTACCGATAGTTGAACTTTAGTTTTACATTCAAgcctttaaaattaattctcGTTAAAGTCGTCGACAGCAAATCAAAGTGTACATTTTTGTCTCAAAATATATAGTTAATATTACAATCGTAAAATGCTACAGTGATTAGCAAATTTTCTGTCTTTACCAACACACCAAGCTAAAATTTAGCTTTAGCTttaatactgtggcatcttatttcgatGATCTTCTTTGTTACCACGGAGACgtcctgttttttgcaggatcccgtttagaaGTTTAGGTATTTCAGTattaatgttattctgggttataaacaataatactgtaaagtttcatcaaaatccgttcagtagtttttgcgtgaaagagtaacaaacatccaaacatccagacatccaaactttcgtatttatttataactagcggccgcctgcgacttcgtacgcgtggatcccgttttacccgtttatagattttttcatacaaatgttttttcccgctaactcccgttccttaaaattttgaaatatcctgttgtaactaagctttaagtttactaaggtacctgcatgcctttcaagcgtctaacttaagcggttcagatttttcatacaaaaggattttcccgctaattcccgttcccgtgggaatttcgggaattcctttcttagtgcacctctacggtacctaagctacgtcccttccaaatttcaagtgcctacgtttagccgtttaggctgtgcgttgatatgtcactaagtcagtcagtttctccttttatatatttagaagatattaGTAGAAATTAGTAGGATAATTCGAATTTCATACACACATAAtatgttcacacgacagtccagttctGCGGGaccctgcattactggatctgGTATAGTCTTACGAACTCTGGTATAGTCTTATGTGCTGTCTGTACCTATAGGCCTACAATATCGACACTACCGCCACCTACGCCCACAGGCGATGATTCAACCATAGATTATACGCGGCTGCGCGAGCGCTGACTTTCACTTTTTTTCGTTAATATgccttttgtgtttttggacagACTTATGCGGGATGCACgacgatttttaattttttcgtgTGATGTAAATTTTTGGGAGAGATTATGCAAAAGTGCTCAGCTTTTTTGGCAAGGCTTTTGGTTTTAATTCAGTGTTTCTTTCAGAAAAGACTTtcttctgtttttttttaaatttcattttaaatcgTATAAAAATTTTTGTTGATGAAATATTGCGTAAAAGATGTTACCGTTTGTTTCGTCATTCAACATAATGGTCACGATGCCCAACGCACTGACACGCGACTAGAATCTACCACTAAGCCATACCACCACCACATATTATACAAACATAATTTACTTTTTCTAGCCTGTTATTGATTggcttaaatttaaaaaactctGAATTTCCTACACTAACAagaggtaggtatttattttttctattatcTGTTAGATTTTtagtagattttatttttaattgtgatcGAGTACTTGTAAACGCATTGCGAAATAGTACGCACAAATAGTGCCTAAGTATTTAAAATTCAGTGTCAACGGAAAtcgaaaataaaacaatgactTAAGTCCTGTACAAATTGCGACTCTTTTTTACtgcatcaaaataacaaaaataaaactaagccctcaataaaataattcttcGTATAATAGTATAGGAAATATCTAAAAACGTCCTTacagtaaacaaacaaaatcgaAAGGAAATTGACCGCGGTACCAGACGGCGCGCTCTTGCGCAACCAGCAAGTATGTGTGTCAAACGATCGCCTTTGCAAGAGAATGAGCTAGAAATTGCGTttgatttaaaacatttttattgctgTTACTTGAAGGTTTTTATTTGTTGAGGCGCTGCTTTCTGATACAGTTCTAATGCTTATTTCATAGAATTTTATTACGTTAAACTAAAACATAAATAAGTGCTAGattgttacaaaaaataattcaaacttGAAATTGTCactgaaacaaaaaacttttttttttagcatGTCGTTAAGTCTACcatagtaacttatttattaaactgtgCCACAAAATAACTGAAAAGGAAGAGCGAAGCAGTGAAAGTCTAGAACCTACTCTTTAGGTAAAATTAAAGACGGAAAAACCtgaaaaagcaaaaaaaaatatatctaagTTCTTTTTAATAATGTTCTTATTTGAATTAACAAACCCACTGaaacctttttattaaattaatcacTCGAAAAATATTTCGATTTTGGCATCAAAAATGCGTTGACATCTCTCGCATAACCCCATCCACGGATTCAGGATGACAAGTTGGAAAGTGGCCGGGGAAATCAGCCACTGATAACAAAGCAGCATTTTCGCTTATAATTGTAAATTTTACTGCATACAAATTAACTAAGTATAGagaagtatacagggtgttaggtaaatgggtatatgagccgacactagcccatgttaacatgggcatataaatggtatagtgaagtcagaaatttgatatcatcattttaatttttttaattttcatacaaaataattttataaaatgcgatttgtatgaatattaaaataattaaaattaagatatacattttctgacttcaccataccatttatatgcccatgttaacatgggctagtgtcggctcatatacccatttacctaacaccctgtataatacgtATTTCGAAATGAAGTTTTCTGTTTGCAAAAGTGAAATTTTACATCAAATCGTGGCTTGACTTTTACACAATGGGGACCTTTAACTCCTTAGCAAAATGTTGTGTTTTCTCACTTTCTGTGCGTATTTTAATTTCCAATCACTTTTTCTGGCTTCTTCTACTGAGTAACCAAGTTAGGAGTCAGAGTTCAAATTGCTAAAATTGTCAGATACGCTACGGCTCAATCAGACTGGCTTCACTTTTACTCTAATTTTTGCACAACTTCAAAAAAGAAGGACGCTCTCAATCGGTTGGTATGTTTTTCAATCAATATCAAGTCctattttatcatttatttgTAACAAAACTTAATCAAGTTATCGACTAAGTATCGATATCATCACCTTAAAGCAAAGAAACAACGAAAAGGTTTTGGTTCTTTAAAGGTCCATCATTTGTAATTTCACTAACTACTAACATTCAATATGGAGTAATCGTGTTGTAATtccgtacagcgccatctattaccAACATTGCGTAGTTCAAATGGGTTCCTTAATCATCCATAGTTAAAACAATGTCATGCATTAATAACGCGTATTTGAAACACATTATGATAATTACTGACAGGAAACACTGATATCAAATGGTCTGATTAAATGGCTACAAAAAATTACGAGGGACTTGCCTGGCCTTGTGTACcttattattatattagtatTATAGTAGacctatattattatattttaaagttgTATTTACTATAATTTcacttacaaaattaaaaacgttGCGGTAGGTTTTGTCAAAAACACAAGGAGATAAGTAGTTTTTCAATAATTAAATGAAAGATAAAACTTTGCCATGAAAAAATCTAATACCATCCGGCCATCATTATCTATTTAATGAAATTCCGGAAGGTGGATACTCAAGCTAAGCATCcacttgtcggtatcgtacgcaacggacgcatcgtacgaaacacatcttatcggatgtgcgatgcgtacgatgcggacaggtggacgcacttatatgagtttccatataaataatactacgatccattgcgtgcgatacgtccgatgcgtacgataccgacaagtggacgcttagctttaAACATGCATTTTTTTTGGAACTAACCGCTTTTTTTTCGTGGCAAGATCACCTGCTTCAgacccagaggtcccgggttcgatttctAGTGAAAACCAAACTGAACAGAAAGGCAGATTTATCTGGTTGATGTTAGGGCTTggtctaagtccgcctggctagctaccaccatcgtACCTAAGTCGCCATAGCAACATTATTAACAGTATTGGTGTTCTGGCAGTTAGAGAtaaaatagccagttcctctgtggttgaggattccgggtgaagctcgcgtccacctttggcctgatcatcatttgccatcaggtgagatgcaggccaag
This window contains:
- the LOC135082866 gene encoding CCAAT/enhancer-binding protein-like; translated protein: MESPQMYDAAAAPAPPPQPDLKKAVEEKRSAFPPPDLDDLNGQEISLDLQHLIEDQFRGEETMALFQEILPGGRSPQPRQSYARTTLAYMPQPVHSGASYAPPVQPNSGHEQAPPIKEEPPEPHDFRRSVSCAQYTGQYNPQPPVGVSGPYGGGFTPLPPLGAPLLPPLLKHKPIPPRRSSGKALDKGTDEYRRRRERNNIAVRKSREKAKVRSREVEEKVKTLLREKDALLKRLEAVSGELSLHKQMYVHLINLNHPEITELCRSMLQLGAPHAPDHTL